In Bacteriovorax stolpii, a single genomic region encodes these proteins:
- a CDS encoding polysaccharide deacetylase family protein, with protein MKFLLVWALMALQAHAQSLDEKQFPNPGQIYIPGKDTGFSQYLTKSLRGTKKVVLTFDDGPDATTTPRLLDTLKKYNVKATFFLLTGNIDTKTLPVVKRMIAEGHNIASHHHNHISSDTKTEAVYRAELKQSILMTSKLIEEENALNREIYYRFPYGAYGSKTRAYHHLNVMKDVSNELFRDNCINFAFWDIDTVDWLADMTPDDIAQNVMANIFGGTGYDFKKNSNGTYYKVKINISKPLGGGVVLMHDVHARSVDSVPKLLEKFKQTGVEVLPIQEVEEFSYKGKECRLI; from the coding sequence ATGAAATTTTTACTGGTATGGGCCTTAATGGCCTTGCAAGCTCACGCTCAATCTCTGGACGAAAAACAATTCCCCAACCCTGGCCAAATCTACATCCCCGGAAAAGACACCGGTTTTTCTCAATACCTAACCAAGTCCCTAAGAGGCACTAAAAAAGTCGTTCTCACATTCGATGATGGCCCTGATGCGACAACCACTCCAAGACTTTTAGACACGTTAAAAAAGTATAATGTCAAAGCGACCTTCTTTCTTTTAACCGGCAACATCGATACTAAAACCTTACCTGTCGTCAAAAGAATGATCGCCGAAGGCCATAATATCGCGAGCCACCACCACAATCACATCAGCTCAGATACAAAGACAGAAGCCGTCTATAGAGCAGAATTAAAACAATCGATCTTGATGACATCTAAATTGATCGAAGAAGAAAATGCACTCAATAGAGAAATCTATTACCGTTTTCCTTACGGAGCTTACGGTTCAAAAACAAGAGCGTATCACCATCTCAATGTTATGAAGGACGTCTCTAACGAACTCTTTCGTGACAACTGTATTAACTTTGCTTTTTGGGATATCGACACCGTTGATTGGCTGGCCGACATGACCCCGGATGATATCGCTCAAAATGTTATGGCCAACATTTTTGGTGGAACAGGTTACGACTTTAAAAAGAATTCAAATGGCACTTACTACAAAGTTAAAATTAATATCTCAAAACCTCTAGGCGGAGGAGTGGTGCTGATGCACGATGTGCACGCGCGCTCCGTGGACTCAGTTCCAAAACTTTTAGAGAAGTTTAAACAAACAGGTGTAGAAGTTCTGCCGATTCAGGAAGTTGAAGAGTTCTCATATAAAGGGAAAGAGTGCCGGTTGATTTAA
- a CDS encoding winged helix-turn-helix domain-containing protein, with the protein MLNTIFGSQIAQMIMLLLYRYEEVYAYEISQGLKLNLRGVQEQLEKFENANLLVSRTVGRTRLYSFNEQSSFVKPLKDLIEVEYKKLSEADKKKIFTKRMRPRRAGKEIINE; encoded by the coding sequence ATGCTAAATACTATTTTTGGAAGTCAGATCGCTCAAATGATTATGCTTCTTTTATATCGTTATGAAGAAGTTTACGCCTATGAGATTTCACAAGGCCTCAAATTAAATTTACGAGGCGTTCAAGAGCAATTGGAAAAGTTTGAAAATGCTAATTTATTGGTATCCAGGACTGTTGGCCGAACTCGTCTTTATTCCTTCAACGAGCAATCTTCTTTTGTTAAACCTCTAAAAGATTTAATTGAGGTTGAATATAAAAAGCTATCCGAAGCAGATAAGAAGAAAATTTTTACAAAACGAATGAGACCCAGAAGAGCAGGAAAGGAAATAATCAATGAGTAA
- the ahpC gene encoding alkyl hydroperoxide reductase subunit C: MAATLINTKVTDFKAQAFVNGDFKTVTQDDLKGKWSIFFFYPADFTFVCPTELGDMADKYAEFQKLGVEVYSVSTDTHFTHKAWHDTSETIKKIKYPMLADPTGHLSRFFGVHIEEEGLAYRGTFLVNPEGIIKLAEINDNGIGRNADELMRKVQAAQYVAANPNQVCPAKWTPGAATLKPGLDLVGKI, encoded by the coding sequence ATGGCTGCAACATTAATCAACACTAAAGTTACTGATTTCAAAGCACAAGCTTTCGTAAATGGTGACTTCAAAACTGTGACTCAAGACGATCTAAAAGGAAAATGGTCAATTTTCTTTTTCTACCCAGCTGACTTTACTTTCGTATGTCCAACTGAACTAGGGGACATGGCAGATAAATACGCTGAATTCCAAAAGCTAGGTGTTGAAGTTTACTCTGTATCTACAGATACACACTTCACACACAAAGCATGGCACGACACTTCTGAAACAATCAAGAAAATCAAGTACCCAATGCTTGCAGACCCAACAGGTCACCTTTCAAGATTCTTCGGTGTTCACATTGAAGAAGAAGGCCTAGCTTACAGAGGAACATTCCTTGTGAACCCAGAAGGAATTATCAAACTTGCTGAGATCAACGACAACGGAATCGGAAGAAACGCTGACGAACTAATGAGAAAAGTTCAAGCGGCTCAATACGTTGCTGCTAACCCTAACCAAGTATGTCCAGCTAAGTGGACTCCAGGTGCAGCTACATTAAAACCAGGATTAGACCTAGTAGGAAAAATCTAA
- a CDS encoding UdgX family uracil-DNA binding protein (This protein belongs to the uracil DNA glycosylase superfamily, members of which act in excision repair of DNA. However, it belongs more specifically to UdgX branch, whose founding member was found to bind uracil in DNA (where it does not belong), without cleaving it, appears to promote DNA repair by a pathway involving RecA, rather than base excision.), with protein sequence MATIEPTFDSWRTYARSLLSEKVHYDDIVWKTSGTGSLFDLMSADHRPSPAQLSIPQSFMQDAAFVSAFRDDTTWALLYRLAFRLIYENKHLMSVALDTDVLEFHRRMRLVSRDLHKVKAFVRFKEIKKNDESIYMAWHRPDHRVLKFSAPFFTDRFNGMNWVIFTEDESMSWINNQLTFGPGITQQEALAFDHTEELWKTYYGSIFNPARIKVKAMKKELPVRHWATLPEASIIDDLLRQAPKRLEEFYESQRASAVSLIQENVSSLSELKAAIINCAACSICSKATAPVFGEGPMDAEIVFVGEQPGNEEDMAGSPFVGPAGKLFMDALDKADIKRSDVYLTNAVKGFKWKEHNGMRKHVNPSSFEISACRAWVKSELELIKPRILVCLGASAAQSVFGKLMKVHDSHGKIFKTAFCDQTIILPHPSAILRTQDPEEKMHLETRFLGDIMALKNI encoded by the coding sequence GTGGCCACAATCGAACCGACATTTGATTCGTGGAGAACATATGCAAGGAGTTTGCTTTCTGAAAAAGTTCATTACGACGACATTGTTTGGAAAACTTCTGGTACTGGATCTTTGTTTGATCTTATGTCAGCTGATCATCGACCATCACCTGCTCAGCTAAGTATACCGCAAAGCTTTATGCAGGATGCGGCCTTTGTCTCGGCCTTTAGAGATGATACAACGTGGGCCTTGTTATACAGGCTCGCCTTTCGCTTGATTTATGAAAACAAACACCTCATGAGTGTTGCTCTCGATACAGACGTGCTCGAATTTCATAGACGTATGAGACTCGTCAGCCGTGATTTGCACAAAGTAAAAGCTTTTGTCAGATTTAAGGAGATTAAAAAGAATGACGAATCAATTTACATGGCTTGGCACCGTCCTGATCATCGTGTGCTTAAATTTTCTGCTCCATTTTTTACAGATCGCTTTAACGGCATGAACTGGGTCATCTTCACTGAAGATGAATCTATGAGCTGGATCAACAACCAACTTACTTTCGGGCCTGGAATCACACAACAGGAAGCCCTGGCATTCGACCACACGGAGGAACTATGGAAAACGTATTATGGCTCCATCTTCAATCCCGCACGAATCAAAGTAAAGGCGATGAAAAAAGAATTACCGGTCCGCCACTGGGCCACTCTCCCGGAGGCATCAATCATTGATGATCTTCTGCGACAAGCCCCAAAGCGCCTGGAAGAATTTTACGAATCTCAAAGAGCATCGGCAGTGAGTTTAATTCAAGAAAATGTGAGCTCTCTTTCAGAATTGAAAGCCGCTATCATTAACTGCGCTGCCTGCTCTATATGTAGCAAAGCAACCGCTCCTGTCTTTGGCGAGGGGCCAATGGACGCGGAGATTGTTTTTGTCGGTGAGCAACCTGGAAATGAAGAGGACATGGCCGGATCACCTTTTGTGGGTCCTGCTGGAAAACTTTTTATGGATGCGCTCGATAAGGCGGACATCAAGCGCAGCGATGTGTATCTCACCAACGCAGTTAAAGGTTTTAAATGGAAAGAACACAATGGAATGAGAAAACACGTGAATCCTTCTTCTTTTGAAATCTCGGCCTGCAGGGCATGGGTGAAGTCAGAATTGGAATTGATAAAACCGCGCATTCTTGTTTGCCTTGGGGCCAGTGCCGCTCAATCAGTTTTTGGAAAACTCATGAAAGTGCACGACTCTCACGGAAAAATTTTTAAAACAGCATTTTGTGATCAGACAATTATTCTCCCCCATCCCTCTGCTATTTTACGCACGCAAGACCCGGAAGAAAAAATGCACCTTGAGACGAGATTCCTCGGGGACATCATGGCCTTGAAAAATATTTGA
- a CDS encoding sterol desaturase family protein: protein MNSEHSLMLNMVFIALGGLFHLAEYLWPDRSLTRKQEFGKDVIAFMLLSLCGVLISTPLIHYYRTLDLSLLAPLHELGSFTKIALATLITDFLNYWIHYYMHKYSWYWKAHVHHHRVENLYWFSGLRASFGHYVSFILSRVTVGIVLFNLSSGELFFYLSFGLITNFYQHTNARIGHRWVEWILVTPRVHRLHHASNGRRLKNLATIFSFWDRMFGTYVDPETHPADYELGVKSDKKSEWKELIGI, encoded by the coding sequence ATGAATTCAGAGCATTCACTGATGTTGAACATGGTTTTTATCGCCCTAGGTGGTCTCTTTCACCTGGCCGAATACCTATGGCCGGACAGGAGCCTGACACGCAAACAGGAATTCGGCAAAGATGTTATCGCTTTTATGCTCTTATCTCTTTGTGGAGTCCTGATTTCGACACCGCTGATTCATTACTACCGCACCCTGGACTTAAGTCTCCTGGCCCCTCTTCATGAGCTGGGTTCTTTCACAAAAATTGCCTTGGCAACTTTGATCACCGACTTTTTAAATTACTGGATTCACTATTACATGCACAAGTACAGTTGGTACTGGAAGGCGCACGTTCACCACCATCGCGTAGAAAACCTTTATTGGTTTTCCGGACTGCGAGCGAGCTTTGGCCACTACGTTTCATTTATCCTTTCGCGCGTGACTGTGGGGATTGTGCTTTTTAATCTTTCAAGCGGTGAGCTTTTCTTCTATTTATCATTCGGGCTTATTACCAATTTCTATCAGCACACTAACGCTAGAATCGGCCACCGTTGGGTTGAATGGATTTTAGTGACACCAAGAGTGCATCGCCTTCACCACGCTTCAAACGGCAGGCGGTTAAAGAACCTGGCGACGATTTTTTCTTTCTGGGATCGAATGTTTGGAACTTATGTGGACCCTGAAACACACCCAGCTGATTATGAGCTGGGTGTGAAGAGTGATAAAAAATCAGAATGGAAAGAATTAATTGGTATCTAG
- a CDS encoding serine hydrolase domain-containing protein: MKLLILFALMALSFQNTFADTLESRLDKAITLGLDEKRIVGAVVMVSRDGKLVYNKAHGFSDREAKTPMTTDSLFRLASITKPIVTVAVLKLIDQGKIRIDDSASKWIPELNKEITIRHLLTHTAGLNYTFFEVQDGPYHTLRVSDGLDKADITLEENIKRIALAPLLFKPGTQWSYSLATDVLGEILTRIEKKELGAIIEEQVLKPLQMNDSGFFAKDAEKLTAAYVDAKPEPKRMAETERFKFAASEIVYSPGRALDKKAYPSGGAGMVGTPADLLKFFEDLRTGSTLLNKNSHEALTTNQVGSLNVDGPGWGWSLGFKVLTDADEAKSPMGKGSYEWGGVWGHTWWVDPANKLTVLILTNTAVEGMSGKLPSDIKKAVYADDD; encoded by the coding sequence GTGAAACTACTGATTCTTTTTGCCCTTATGGCACTCTCATTTCAAAACACTTTTGCCGACACTTTGGAATCAAGGCTTGATAAGGCCATTACTTTGGGGCTGGATGAAAAGCGTATTGTTGGGGCCGTGGTCATGGTTAGCCGTGATGGAAAGCTGGTCTACAATAAGGCCCATGGATTTTCAGACCGTGAAGCTAAAACTCCGATGACGACAGATTCACTTTTTAGATTAGCTTCAATCACAAAACCTATTGTGACTGTTGCTGTGTTAAAATTAATTGATCAGGGAAAAATCAGGATTGATGACTCCGCTTCAAAGTGGATTCCTGAGCTGAACAAAGAAATCACCATCCGCCATCTCTTAACTCACACGGCGGGACTTAATTATACATTTTTTGAAGTGCAAGATGGGCCCTATCACACACTCCGCGTTTCAGACGGCCTGGATAAGGCCGATATCACGCTGGAAGAAAATATCAAGCGCATCGCTCTAGCACCTCTTCTTTTTAAACCAGGAACTCAATGGAGCTACTCGCTGGCGACAGACGTCTTAGGAGAAATCCTGACTCGTATTGAAAAAAAAGAATTGGGAGCAATCATAGAAGAGCAGGTTTTAAAACCTTTGCAGATGAATGACTCTGGATTTTTTGCTAAAGATGCAGAGAAGCTCACTGCAGCCTACGTTGACGCTAAACCAGAACCAAAACGCATGGCCGAGACAGAGAGATTTAAATTTGCGGCCAGTGAAATCGTTTACTCACCGGGAAGGGCCTTGGATAAAAAAGCGTATCCATCTGGTGGAGCTGGGATGGTGGGAACACCGGCCGATCTTTTAAAATTTTTCGAAGACCTGCGCACAGGCTCAACTCTCTTGAATAAAAACTCACATGAAGCTCTGACCACTAATCAAGTGGGAAGTCTCAACGTTGATGGCCCTGGGTGGGGGTGGTCGTTAGGATTTAAAGTTCTAACTGATGCGGACGAGGCCAAGTCTCCTATGGGAAAAGGAAGCTACGAGTGGGGTGGAGTTTGGGGACACACTTGGTGGGTCGATCCGGCCAATAAGCTGACAGTGCTTATTTTAACCAATACAGCTGTCGAAGGAATGAGTGGTAAGCTTCCGTCCGACATAAAAAAGGCAGTTTACGCCGACGATGACTAA
- a CDS encoding MFS transporter has product MKQSRFARILTPTVIISALGYFVDMFDITLFGVVRVGSMQALGITSVEEMIQVGVKLYNWQMGGMLLGGIFWGVLGDKKGRHTVLYASILMYSLANIFNAFVTEVWQYEALRFLAGVGLAGELGAAVTLVAESLNKEDRGLATTLIATLGMTGSLCAALVGKYFAWNHAYLIGGILGLLLLVARFKSFDSEMFKKLKHSNVKRGNLKLLFAPKRAVLYMSAVLVGVPIYFITAILMTLAPEVTSELSLKTPVTAADALIYGSIGLAVGDLASGLLSQWMRSRKKAIGFFLATALTLMIIYMNAHGASDTFIYLLCFLLGTCAGYWAVLVTTAAEQFGTDIRSTVATTVPNFVRGSGMIIATSFLIIKPHFSIVQSVLLIGGVVFGLAFLALFLMKETFGRDLDFLEDGEKETETTSDLEPELAN; this is encoded by the coding sequence ATGAAGCAATCGCGCTTTGCCCGTATTTTGACTCCTACGGTTATTATTTCGGCCCTAGGTTATTTCGTCGACATGTTCGATATTACTCTTTTTGGTGTTGTCCGCGTCGGTTCGATGCAGGCCCTGGGAATCACTTCAGTTGAAGAAATGATTCAAGTGGGTGTGAAGCTCTACAACTGGCAGATGGGGGGAATGCTTCTTGGAGGTATTTTCTGGGGAGTTCTTGGAGACAAAAAAGGCCGCCACACAGTTTTATACGCTTCAATTCTTATGTACTCACTCGCAAACATCTTCAATGCGTTTGTCACTGAAGTTTGGCAATACGAGGCCCTGCGCTTTTTAGCAGGTGTTGGTCTTGCTGGAGAGTTAGGTGCAGCGGTTACACTTGTTGCTGAATCACTTAACAAAGAAGACAGAGGTCTGGCGACAACTCTCATTGCCACACTTGGTATGACGGGAAGTTTATGTGCGGCCTTAGTTGGAAAGTACTTTGCTTGGAATCACGCTTACCTTATCGGTGGGATCTTAGGACTTCTTCTTCTCGTTGCGCGCTTTAAGAGTTTTGACTCTGAAATGTTTAAGAAACTTAAACATTCAAATGTTAAACGTGGAAATTTAAAATTACTTTTTGCTCCAAAAAGAGCTGTGCTTTACATGAGTGCGGTTTTAGTAGGGGTGCCTATTTATTTTATTACAGCGATTCTTATGACTTTAGCTCCGGAAGTGACAAGTGAGTTAAGTTTAAAAACTCCAGTGACGGCAGCTGACGCTCTTATTTATGGATCAATTGGTCTGGCCGTAGGGGATTTAGCAAGTGGTCTTCTATCGCAGTGGATGAGATCGAGAAAGAAAGCTATCGGGTTTTTCCTGGCAACAGCACTTACTCTGATGATCATTTACATGAATGCTCATGGAGCAAGTGACACATTCATTTACCTTCTATGTTTCCTTCTAGGGACATGTGCAGGGTACTGGGCGGTTCTTGTTACGACAGCTGCAGAGCAATTCGGAACAGATATCCGTTCAACAGTAGCGACAACAGTTCCAAACTTTGTCCGTGGATCGGGGATGATTATTGCAACGTCGTTCTTAATCATTAAGCCGCATTTTTCTATCGTTCAAAGTGTTCTTTTAATTGGTGGGGTTGTTTTTGGTTTAGCTTTCCTTGCCCTTTTCCTAATGAAAGAGACTTTTGGACGCGACCTGGATTTCCTTGAAGATGGTGAAAAAGAAACTGAAACAACTTCAGACTTAGAACCAGAACTAGCTAACTAG
- a CDS encoding putative DNA modification/repair radical SAM protein, producing MELKDKISILADAAKYDASCASSGAYRKAARGGIGNLEGSGICHSFTPDGRCVSLLKILLTNFCIYDCSYCVNRISSQIKRAKFSVDEIVNLTMDFYRRNYVEGLFLSSGVARSSDETMEEMIEVARRLRVDHKFGGYIHLKAVAGCSQELLNKAGLYADRLSANIELPTPKDLTNLAPAKTHTEIEKSMEQIQGRIVENIEEKKLFKKAPQYSPGGQSTQMIVGATKSTDRDIMTKASDLYGNYQLKRVYYSAFSPIPDSDPNLPLVKPPMIREHRLYQTDWLLRFYGFKVDEVLPTDHPELDLDRDPKLSWAIRNRGTFPVDLNSAPKHILLRIPGLGVRNVDKILATRTFQKIRLTDLAKMRVHLDKIRPYVVTADYTPPLSQLDSLHFGKHQGPETHVQLDLFSSFKESVTGEF from the coding sequence ATGGAACTAAAAGACAAAATTTCAATTCTCGCCGACGCCGCCAAATACGATGCCTCATGTGCTTCAAGTGGTGCTTACAGAAAAGCGGCACGCGGTGGAATCGGAAATTTGGAAGGCTCAGGTATCTGCCATAGCTTCACCCCAGATGGAAGATGCGTGTCTCTTTTAAAAATTCTTTTAACCAACTTTTGTATCTACGACTGCAGCTATTGCGTAAATCGTATCTCGAGCCAAATCAAACGCGCGAAGTTTTCTGTGGATGAAATCGTCAACCTCACAATGGACTTCTACAGAAGAAATTATGTCGAAGGGCTTTTCTTGAGTTCGGGTGTGGCCAGAAGCTCAGATGAAACAATGGAAGAAATGATTGAAGTGGCCCGCCGCCTTCGCGTCGATCACAAGTTTGGCGGCTACATTCATTTAAAGGCCGTGGCCGGTTGTTCACAAGAGCTTTTAAATAAAGCAGGTCTGTATGCAGACCGCTTAAGCGCCAATATTGAGCTTCCAACCCCAAAAGATTTGACCAATCTTGCTCCAGCTAAAACACACACCGAGATTGAAAAATCAATGGAGCAGATTCAAGGTCGCATTGTGGAGAATATCGAGGAGAAAAAACTTTTTAAGAAAGCCCCTCAATATTCTCCTGGAGGCCAAAGCACTCAGATGATTGTTGGTGCGACAAAAAGCACAGACAGAGACATCATGACCAAAGCTTCTGACTTGTATGGGAATTATCAATTAAAACGCGTTTACTATAGCGCTTTTAGTCCAATTCCAGACAGTGACCCAAATCTTCCGTTAGTCAAACCACCAATGATCCGCGAACACCGTTTGTACCAAACAGACTGGCTTCTGCGCTTCTATGGTTTTAAAGTGGATGAAGTCCTTCCAACTGATCATCCAGAGCTTGATTTAGATCGCGACCCGAAACTTTCGTGGGCCATTAGAAACCGCGGAACGTTTCCAGTCGATTTAAATTCAGCACCAAAACATATTCTCCTGCGTATCCCGGGCCTGGGTGTTCGCAATGTAGATAAAATCCTAGCGACCAGAACCTTCCAGAAAATTCGTCTAACTGATCTGGCGAAGATGCGCGTGCATTTAGACAAAATCAGGCCATATGTAGTCACAGCTGATTACACCCCTCCATTATCTCAGCTAGACTCACTACATTTTGGCAAGCACCAAGGCCCGGAGACTCACGTACAACTCGACTTATTTTCGAGTTTCAAAGAAAGCGTGACAGGAGAATTTTAA
- the ahpF gene encoding alkyl hydroperoxide reductase subunit F, which translates to MLDNNIIEQLKSVFAKLEKNVDLVYSESDHADQKDLVNMLEQVAGTSTNITAKPAIGDHKAPFPQFHLEYAGKANGITFKGIPSGHEFTSLILAILNSDNKGKFPDEAISSRMKKLKGPVEVRTYVSLTCENCPDVIQFLNQMAVIHGNFKHTMIDGQYTQEEIKTLGIQGVPSVVVNDKMIYSGRLNTIDLLSALEKAFGVQEVTGEVISQDLGEYDVVVVGGGPAGASAAIYSVRKGLKTAMLAERIGGQVQDTKGIENLIGVKYTEGPQLAAQLNQHIAEYPVKVLEHRRVQNVISEGKYKIVHLEGGEVIKTKALIVATGAKWRELNIPGEKEYIGRGVAFCPHCDGPYYKGKKIAVVGGGNSGVEAAIDLAGIVKEVVLFEFNDTLKADQVLVNKLKSLPNVSIVTEARTSQVLGDGGKVIGLEYENRKTKEMMKVDLDGIFVQIGLLPNSGFVKDVVETTKFGEIVVDNKGRTNVPGIYAAGDVTTVPYKQIIIAMGEGAKAALAAFEDQMLA; encoded by the coding sequence ATGTTAGACAACAATATCATCGAGCAATTAAAATCAGTTTTCGCCAAATTAGAAAAAAATGTAGACTTAGTTTACAGCGAAAGTGACCACGCCGATCAAAAAGACCTGGTCAACATGCTAGAGCAGGTTGCAGGAACTTCAACTAACATCACGGCCAAGCCAGCAATAGGTGATCACAAAGCACCTTTTCCTCAGTTTCATTTAGAATACGCCGGGAAAGCAAACGGTATTACGTTTAAAGGTATCCCGAGCGGACATGAGTTCACATCGCTGATCTTAGCGATCCTAAACTCAGACAATAAAGGGAAATTCCCTGATGAAGCGATTTCAAGCCGTATGAAAAAACTAAAAGGACCGGTTGAAGTCAGAACTTATGTTTCACTGACATGTGAAAACTGTCCGGATGTTATCCAGTTCTTAAACCAGATGGCCGTGATTCACGGAAACTTTAAGCACACGATGATTGACGGGCAATACACTCAAGAAGAAATTAAAACACTAGGTATCCAAGGGGTGCCAAGTGTAGTGGTCAACGATAAAATGATTTATTCTGGCCGCTTAAATACAATCGACCTGCTCTCTGCACTGGAAAAAGCTTTTGGTGTTCAGGAAGTAACAGGCGAAGTGATCAGCCAGGATTTAGGCGAATATGATGTTGTCGTTGTTGGTGGTGGACCTGCTGGTGCTTCTGCCGCGATTTACTCTGTTCGTAAAGGTCTAAAAACTGCGATGCTGGCAGAAAGAATCGGAGGTCAGGTCCAGGATACAAAAGGGATCGAAAACCTTATTGGTGTAAAATACACAGAAGGTCCACAGCTTGCGGCCCAACTTAACCAGCACATTGCAGAGTACCCAGTTAAAGTTTTAGAACACAGACGCGTTCAAAACGTTATCTCTGAAGGAAAATATAAAATCGTCCATCTGGAAGGTGGAGAAGTGATCAAAACAAAAGCACTGATTGTCGCAACTGGTGCCAAGTGGAGAGAGCTCAACATTCCAGGGGAAAAAGAATATATCGGCCGCGGAGTCGCTTTCTGTCCTCACTGTGATGGCCCATACTACAAAGGTAAAAAGATTGCCGTTGTTGGTGGTGGTAACTCAGGTGTTGAGGCCGCAATCGATCTTGCTGGTATCGTAAAAGAAGTTGTCTTGTTTGAGTTCAATGATACGTTAAAAGCAGACCAGGTTTTAGTTAATAAACTGAAGTCTCTGCCAAACGTTTCAATCGTGACTGAAGCCCGCACATCTCAAGTATTAGGGGATGGAGGAAAGGTTATCGGACTTGAGTATGAAAACAGAAAGACAAAAGAAATGATGAAAGTTGATTTGGACGGAATCTTTGTTCAGATCGGTCTTCTGCCAAACTCAGGATTTGTAAAAGATGTTGTTGAAACAACTAAGTTTGGTGAGATTGTTGTAGATAATAAAGGTAGAACAAATGTTCCGGGTATCTATGCCGCTGGAGACGTCACTACCGTTCCTTATAAGCAGATCATTATTGCCATGGGCGAGGGAGCGAAAGCTGCTCTGGCCGCATTTGAAGATCAAATGTTAGCGTAA
- a CDS encoding cell envelope biogenesis protein OmpA, with protein sequence MKTSKITLLLAVLFFFTSCASRPKLYPNDTLRTKGKVASEADIDRCIKDAETYLDSSEGKKIAKSAGFGAMVGGAMGAVAGAFTGDIGGGLAQGAAIGGAGGAVSGTLSPDEIKRRYVNQCLADKGYHVIGWD encoded by the coding sequence ATGAAAACATCAAAAATCACCCTGTTACTTGCTGTCCTTTTCTTTTTCACATCTTGTGCATCAAGACCAAAGCTTTATCCCAATGATACATTGAGAACAAAAGGAAAAGTCGCCTCTGAAGCAGACATAGATCGATGTATCAAAGACGCTGAAACCTACCTGGATTCTTCTGAAGGAAAGAAGATTGCTAAAAGTGCAGGTTTTGGAGCGATGGTTGGTGGAGCAATGGGTGCCGTCGCTGGAGCCTTTACCGGTGATATTGGTGGTGGACTTGCTCAAGGAGCTGCGATTGGTGGTGCCGGTGGTGCGGTTTCTGGAACGCTTTCACCGGATGAAATTAAACGCCGTTACGTCAATCAGTGTTTAGCGGATAAAGGCTATCATGTGATTGGTTGGGATTAA
- a CDS encoding murein L,D-transpeptidase catalytic domain family protein, with protein MKPFNLKASFIALSFLLSAAAFASGSKRPDIGEEGTDGSGTVVTYPVVIPPDNPVTDEEAQEIEEKYSHLDPDKLVPSPLLEKAVAFYDANLAIIKNQRYMVVIDFKQHSGKKRFYLIDMESGEVEPYLTAHGKNSDPDYDGYATKFSNTNGSLMSSLGFYLTAETYYGEHGYSLRLDGLSSTNSNARKRAIVIHGASYVNSFLPKMGRSYGCPALDENFSTQVIDMIKGGTLIFADG; from the coding sequence ATGAAGCCTTTTAATTTAAAAGCTAGTTTCATAGCTCTTTCGTTTCTTTTATCTGCCGCTGCTTTTGCCAGCGGTTCGAAGCGTCCTGATATTGGAGAAGAAGGAACTGATGGTTCAGGCACTGTCGTCACTTACCCAGTCGTTATCCCTCCCGATAATCCGGTGACTGACGAAGAGGCACAAGAGATAGAAGAAAAATACTCTCATCTCGATCCTGATAAATTAGTTCCTTCTCCTCTTTTAGAAAAGGCCGTCGCTTTCTACGATGCCAATCTGGCGATCATAAAAAATCAGCGCTACATGGTGGTGATTGATTTCAAACAACACAGCGGTAAAAAAAGATTTTATCTCATCGATATGGAATCAGGTGAAGTTGAACCGTATCTTACCGCCCATGGGAAAAACTCTGACCCAGACTATGATGGATACGCTACAAAGTTCTCCAATACGAATGGCTCGCTTATGAGCTCTCTTGGTTTTTATCTCACTGCTGAAACATATTATGGTGAGCACGGTTACTCTCTTCGCCTTGATGGTCTCTCCAGCACCAACTCTAATGCAAGAAAGCGCGCCATCGTCATCCATGGTGCTTCTTACGTAAATTCTTTTCTTCCAAAAATGGGCCGCAGTTATGGGTGCCCGGCACTAGATGAAAACTTTTCAACTCAAGTAATCGACATGATCAAAGGCGGGACACTTATTTTTGCCGATGGCTAA